One genomic segment of Ipomoea triloba cultivar NCNSP0323 chromosome 9, ASM357664v1 includes these proteins:
- the LOC116030185 gene encoding aquaporin TIP1-1-like — protein MPIRQIAIGRPHEATHPDTLKAALAEFFSTLIFVFAGEGSGMAFAKLTGGGPSTPSGLVAASIAHAFGLFVAVAVGANISGGHVNPAVTFGAFVGGNISLLRGILYWIAQLLGSVAACFLLKFSTGGLETSGFALSGVGALNALVFEIVMTFGLVYTVYATAVDPKKGSLGTIAPIAIGFIVGANILAGGAFTGASMNPAVAFGPAVVSWSWDCHWIYWVGPLVGGGIAGLVYDLLFIPQHHEALP, from the exons ATGCCGATTAGACAGATAGCGATCGGGAGGCCGCACGAGGCGACTCACCCCGACACCTTGAAGGCGGCGTTGGCTGAGTTCTTCTCAACCCTAATCTTCGTGTTTGCAGGTGAAGGCTCAGGGATGGCCTTCGCTAAGCTCACCGGAGGCGGCCCAAGCACGCCTTCCGGCCTTGTTGCCGCCTCCATAGCTCACGCCTTTGGCCTTTTCGTGGCGGTTGCTGTTGGCGCCAACATCTCCGGCGGCCACGTCAACCCTGCCGTCACCTTTGGCGCCTTCGTCGGCGGTAACATAAGCCTTCTCCGTGGAATCCTCTACTGGATTGCCCAGTTGCTTGGCTCCGTCGCCGCTTGCTTTCTCCTCAAGTTCTCCACCGGCGGCTTG GAGACATCTGGGTTTGCACTATCAGGAGTGGGGGCTCTGAACGCATTAGTGTTCGAGATAGTGATGACCTTTGGGCTAGTGTACACGGTGTACGCAACGGCCGTGGATCCAAAGAAGGGCAGTTTGGGAACAATTGCACCTATAGCTATTGGCTTCATCGTGGGAGCTAACATCTTGGCCGGCGGCGCCTTCACCGGCGCCTCCATGAACCCCGCCGTGGCTTTCGGCCCCGCCGTCGTGAGCTGGAGCTGGGACTGCCACTGGATCTACTGGGTGGGGCCCCTTGTGGGTGGAGGGATTGCTGGCCTTGTCTATGATCTCCTCTTCATCCCTCAACACCATGAAGCGTTGCCCTAA